One genomic segment of Pseudomonas chlororaphis subsp. aurantiaca includes these proteins:
- the pgaB gene encoding poly-beta-1,6-N-acetyl-D-glucosamine N-deacetylase PgaB — protein MPPMTRCILLLGALILSACAQPAADFLPPAQRPVPASETPWPKNHVLGIAYHDVEDRDPDQAVVAVRTERLIEQLAWLRENGYQPVTVDQIMAARKGGPELPAKAVLLSFDDGYASFYTRVLPVLRSYNWHALLAPVGAWVDTPLNQPVDFAGTPRKRSDFLTWQQVREISRSGLVEIAAHTDANHKGVLANPQGNLQPAAATRRYDASSGRYESEAEFEARLRSDVAAISKKIRAATGYSPRVWVWPYGAADGTALRVVGEQGYDMALTLDDGLDTLDNLMSSPRFLVSSDPDGIHFSNSIVGVEASNPMRVAHVDLDNVYDPDPQQQEINLGKLVQRMADLGVNTVFLQAFADPKGDGLVHSLYFANRHLPVRADIFDRVAWQLRTRANVKVFAWMPVLSFALDPSLPRVTRWDPETGQVAVDPDQYRRLSPFDPKVRRIIGEIYQDVARLTSVDGILYHDDAVLSDFEDASPEALRTYAANGLPGSIAALRADPATLQRWTRFKSRYLIDFTHELTAKVKAIRGPQVLTARNLFAEPMLNPQSEAWFAQNLDDFLAHYDWTAPMAMPLMEGQQRKASGAWLEQLVATVKARPGALNRTVFELQARDWAQKPASDIDAAQMADWMGRLKRQGATSFGYYPDNFLENSPDLKTIRPALSTKWNP, from the coding sequence ATGCCTCCGATGACCCGTTGCATCCTCCTGCTGGGAGCCCTGATTCTCAGCGCCTGCGCCCAGCCCGCCGCGGATTTCCTGCCGCCGGCGCAACGCCCCGTGCCCGCCAGCGAAACCCCGTGGCCGAAAAACCACGTGCTGGGCATTGCCTACCACGACGTCGAAGACCGCGACCCCGACCAGGCGGTGGTGGCCGTGCGCACCGAACGCTTGATCGAACAGCTGGCCTGGCTGCGCGAGAACGGCTACCAGCCGGTCACCGTGGACCAGATCATGGCGGCGCGCAAAGGCGGCCCCGAGCTGCCGGCCAAGGCCGTGCTGCTGAGCTTCGACGACGGTTATGCGAGCTTCTACACCCGCGTGCTGCCGGTGCTGCGCAGCTACAACTGGCATGCCCTGCTGGCGCCGGTGGGGGCGTGGGTCGATACCCCGCTGAACCAGCCGGTGGATTTTGCCGGCACCCCGCGCAAGCGCTCGGACTTCCTGACCTGGCAGCAGGTCCGCGAGATCTCCCGTTCCGGCCTGGTGGAAATCGCCGCCCACACCGATGCCAACCACAAAGGTGTGCTGGCCAACCCCCAGGGCAACCTGCAACCGGCCGCCGCCACCCGGCGCTATGACGCCAGCAGCGGGCGCTATGAAAGCGAGGCCGAGTTCGAGGCGCGTCTGCGCAGCGACGTGGCGGCGATCTCGAAAAAAATCCGCGCCGCCACCGGCTACAGCCCGCGCGTCTGGGTCTGGCCATACGGCGCCGCCGACGGCACGGCGCTGCGGGTGGTGGGCGAGCAGGGCTACGACATGGCCCTGACCCTCGACGACGGCCTCGATACCCTCGACAACCTGATGAGCAGCCCGCGGTTCCTGGTGTCCTCGGACCCGGATGGCATCCATTTCTCCAACAGCATCGTCGGCGTCGAAGCCAGCAACCCGATGCGCGTGGCCCATGTCGACCTGGACAACGTCTACGACCCGGACCCGCAGCAGCAGGAAATCAACCTCGGCAAGCTGGTCCAGCGCATGGCCGACCTGGGCGTGAATACCGTGTTCCTGCAAGCCTTCGCCGACCCCAAGGGCGATGGCCTGGTGCACTCGCTGTACTTCGCCAACCGTCACCTGCCGGTGCGCGCCGACATCTTCGACCGGGTCGCCTGGCAACTGCGCACCCGGGCCAACGTCAAGGTGTTCGCCTGGATGCCGGTGCTGAGTTTCGCCCTCGACCCGAGCCTGCCGCGCGTGACCCGCTGGGACCCGGAAACCGGCCAGGTCGCGGTCGACCCCGACCAGTACCGGCGCCTGTCGCCGTTCGACCCGAAGGTGCGGCGCATCATCGGTGAGATCTACCAAGACGTGGCGCGCCTGACCTCGGTGGACGGCATCCTCTACCATGACGACGCGGTGCTCTCCGACTTCGAAGACGCCAGCCCCGAAGCGCTGCGCACCTACGCCGCCAATGGCTTGCCCGGCTCGATCGCCGCCTTGCGCGCCGATCCGGCGACCCTGCAGCGCTGGACCCGCTTCAAGAGCCGCTACCTGATCGACTTCACCCATGAGCTGACCGCCAAGGTCAAGGCGATCCGCGGGCCGCAGGTGCTGACCGCGCGCAACCTGTTCGCCGAGCCGATGCTCAACCCGCAGAGCGAAGCCTGGTTCGCCCAGAACCTCGACGACTTCCTCGCCCACTACGACTGGACCGCGCCGATGGCCATGCCGTTGATGGAGGGCCAGCAGCGCAAGGCTTCCGGCGCCTGGCTGGAGCAACTGGTGGCCACGGTCAAGGCACGCCCCGGCGCGCTCAACCGTACCGTCTTCGAACTGCAGGCCCGGGACTGGGCGCAAAAACCGGCGAGCGATATCGACGCCGCGCAGATGGCCGACTGGATGGGCCGACTCAAGCGCCAGGGCGCGACCAGTTTCGGCTACTACCCGGATAACTTTCTCGAGAACTCGCCGGACCTGAAGACCATCCGTCCTGCGCTCTCCACCAAGTGGAATCCTTAA
- a CDS encoding efflux RND transporter periplasmic adaptor subunit: MKKPLLTIGRVVLTLLVVGFAVVVVWRMVMYYMFAPWTRDGHIRADIVQIAPDVSGLIQQVQVRDNQLVKRGQVLFSIDQDRFSLALRQAKASLADRQETLAQVQREARRNLGLGNLVPREQLEESQSRVARAQSALAEAQVAVDSAQLNLDRSVIRSPVDGYVNDRAPRAQEFVTAGRPVLSVVDSNSFHIDGYFEETKLDGIHIGQSVDIRVIGDRARLRGHVESIVAGIEDRDRSSGSNLLPNVNPAFSWVRLAQRIPVRIAFDEVPEDFRMIAGRTATVSIIDDQAPIRSEPAQ, encoded by the coding sequence ATGAAAAAACCTTTATTGACCATCGGCCGTGTGGTCCTGACCTTGCTGGTGGTGGGCTTCGCGGTCGTGGTGGTCTGGCGCATGGTGATGTACTACATGTTCGCGCCCTGGACCCGGGACGGGCATATCCGTGCCGACATCGTGCAGATCGCCCCGGACGTCTCCGGGCTGATCCAGCAGGTGCAGGTGCGGGACAACCAGCTGGTCAAGCGCGGCCAGGTGCTGTTCAGCATCGACCAGGACCGTTTCAGCCTGGCCCTGCGCCAGGCCAAGGCGTCCCTGGCCGACCGCCAGGAAACCCTGGCCCAGGTCCAGCGCGAGGCCAGGCGCAACCTTGGCCTGGGCAACCTGGTGCCCCGCGAGCAGCTGGAAGAAAGCCAGTCCCGGGTGGCCCGTGCCCAGTCGGCCCTGGCCGAAGCCCAGGTGGCGGTGGACAGCGCTCAGTTGAATCTCGACCGTTCGGTGATCCGCAGCCCGGTGGATGGCTACGTCAACGACCGCGCGCCGCGCGCCCAGGAATTCGTCACCGCCGGTCGCCCGGTATTGTCGGTGGTGGACAGCAACTCCTTTCACATCGACGGTTATTTCGAAGAAACCAAGCTCGACGGCATTCACATCGGCCAGAGCGTCGATATCCGGGTGATCGGCGATCGCGCGCGGCTGCGCGGGCATGTCGAAAGCATCGTCGCCGGCATCGAGGACCGCGACCGCAGCAGCGGTTCCAACCTGCTGCCCAACGTCAACCCGGCCTTCAGTTGGGTGCGCCTGGCCCAGCGGATTCCGGTGCGCATTGCCTTTGACGAGGTGCCGGAAGACTTCCGCATGATCGCCGGGCGCACCGCCACCGTGTCGATCATCGACGATCAGGCGCCAATCCGGTCGGAGCCGGCGCAATGA
- a CDS encoding efflux transporter outer membrane subunit: MNSALRLATVGLGYLLLSACQMVGPDYRLPDDAALHRSDLQGDLAGSGESVVSAPVPADWWRLYQDPRLDQLVQQAMASNTDLRVAAANLARARAQVDEAQAAGGWSGGVKAGVERLQESGEAFLLPEKVPVANVGNLSVSTSYQFDLFGTLQRGIEAAQANADATQAAADTARITLVADVVRAYTQVCAANEEREIAEHSLDLQAQSTELTQRLRDAGRGDETQVTRSQTQFKSLRAELPRYEAARQSALFRLSMLLAKPVEQLPAGTGSCAELPHIAQLLPVGDGAALLKRRPDVRQAERRLAAATAEIGVATGALYPDISIGATVGTVGIVDNLGKPSSNRWGFGPLISWTVPANGARERIHQAEAASQGALAHFDGVVLNAIRETQTGLAQYSAQLQRRDALADAEQSARQAADQTHRFFQAGRESFLADLQATRTYTDVRAQLAAANTQVAMSQIDLFLALGGGWESGRTQASNPGKP; the protein is encoded by the coding sequence ATGAACAGCGCCCTGCGTTTGGCCACCGTCGGGCTCGGCTATTTGCTGCTGTCGGCCTGCCAGATGGTCGGCCCGGACTACCGGCTGCCGGACGACGCGGCGCTGCATCGCAGCGATTTGCAGGGCGACCTGGCCGGTTCGGGCGAAAGCGTGGTCTCGGCGCCGGTCCCGGCGGACTGGTGGCGCTTGTACCAGGACCCGCGCCTGGACCAGCTGGTGCAGCAGGCCATGGCCTCCAACACCGACCTGCGGGTCGCGGCGGCCAACCTGGCGCGGGCCCGCGCCCAGGTCGACGAGGCCCAGGCGGCCGGCGGCTGGAGTGGCGGGGTCAAGGCCGGGGTCGAGCGCCTGCAGGAGTCCGGCGAAGCCTTCCTGCTGCCGGAGAAAGTGCCGGTGGCCAACGTCGGCAACCTGTCCGTCAGCACCTCTTATCAGTTCGACCTGTTCGGCACCCTGCAGCGCGGCATCGAGGCGGCCCAGGCCAACGCCGACGCGACCCAGGCGGCGGCCGATACCGCGCGCATCACCCTGGTGGCGGATGTGGTACGGGCCTACACGCAGGTCTGTGCGGCCAACGAAGAGCGCGAGATCGCCGAGCATTCCCTGGACCTGCAAGCCCAGAGCACAGAACTCACCCAGCGCCTGCGCGACGCCGGGCGCGGCGACGAAACCCAGGTCACCCGCTCCCAGACCCAGTTCAAGTCCCTGCGCGCCGAACTGCCGCGCTACGAGGCGGCGCGCCAGTCGGCGCTGTTCCGCCTGTCGATGCTGCTGGCCAAACCGGTGGAACAACTGCCCGCTGGCACCGGCAGTTGCGCCGAGTTGCCGCACATTGCGCAATTGTTGCCGGTGGGTGACGGCGCGGCGCTGCTCAAGCGCCGCCCGGATGTCCGCCAGGCCGAGCGCCGGCTGGCCGCTGCCACCGCGGAAATCGGCGTGGCCACCGGCGCCCTGTACCCGGACATCAGCATCGGCGCGACCGTTGGTACCGTGGGCATCGTCGATAACCTCGGCAAACCCTCCAGCAACCGCTGGGGCTTCGGCCCGCTGATCAGCTGGACGGTCCCGGCCAACGGCGCCCGCGAACGCATTCATCAGGCCGAAGCCGCCAGCCAGGGCGCCCTGGCGCATTTCGACGGGGTGGTGCTCAACGCCATCCGCGAAACCCAGACCGGCCTGGCCCAATACAGCGCCCAGCTGCAACGCCGTGACGCCCTGGCCGATGCCGAGCAGTCGGCGCGGCAGGCCGCCGACCAGACCCACCGCTTCTTCCAGGCCGGCCGCGAGTCGTTCCTCGCCGACCTGCAGGCGACCCGCACCTATACCGACGTACGGGCCCAGCTGGCGGCGGCCAACACCCAGGTGGCGATGAGCCAGATCGACCTGTTCCTGGCCCTGGGCGGTGGCTGGGAAAGCGGACGAACGCAAGCCTCGAACCCCGGCAAACCCTGA
- the pgaC gene encoding poly-beta-1,6-N-acetyl-D-glucosamine synthase: MLDRLLALLVLAIVLGVPLGLIFLVTGQFLMDFVFFYPLFMSGLWIAGGLYFWLHWERHWPWKDDTLPPALAGEPLISILIPCYNEGDNAADTIHAALAQHYPNIEVIAINDGSKDNTAQVLDALALEDPRLRVVHLAQNQGKAVALRMGAVAARSEYLVCIDGDALLAPNTAAYLVAPLLENARLGAVTGNPRIRTRSTLVGRVQVGEFSSIIGLIKRTQRVFGRIFTVSGVIVAFRRSALHRVGYWSPDMITEDIDISWKLQLDHWSIFYEPRALCWILMPETLHGLWKQRLRWAQGGAEVLFKNIRGIWQWRHRYLWPLLFEYCLSTGWAFTFLLSVIFWGVGKFIVMPEAIAVDRLMPPAFTGLVLAMVCLLQFAVSILIDRRYEKGLGKTMFWVVWYPLVFWFVSLLTTLVSFPKVLFSQHQKRARWISPDRGIKPIDDEEEAR; the protein is encoded by the coding sequence ATGTTGGATCGACTGTTAGCCCTGCTCGTTCTGGCGATTGTCCTCGGTGTGCCGCTGGGCCTGATCTTCCTGGTGACCGGCCAGTTCCTGATGGACTTCGTGTTCTTCTACCCGCTGTTCATGTCCGGCCTGTGGATCGCCGGCGGCCTGTACTTCTGGCTGCACTGGGAACGCCACTGGCCCTGGAAGGACGACACCTTGCCGCCGGCGCTGGCGGGCGAGCCGCTGATCAGCATCCTGATCCCTTGCTACAACGAGGGCGACAACGCGGCGGACACCATCCACGCGGCGTTGGCCCAGCACTACCCGAACATCGAAGTCATCGCGATCAACGACGGCTCCAAGGACAACACCGCGCAAGTGCTGGATGCCCTGGCGCTGGAGGATCCACGGCTGCGGGTGGTGCACCTGGCCCAAAACCAGGGCAAGGCCGTGGCCCTGCGCATGGGCGCCGTGGCGGCGCGCAGCGAATACCTGGTGTGTATCGACGGCGACGCGCTGCTGGCGCCGAACACCGCGGCCTACCTGGTGGCGCCGCTGCTGGAGAATGCGCGCCTGGGCGCGGTGACCGGCAACCCGCGGATCCGCACCCGCTCGACCCTGGTGGGCCGGGTCCAAGTGGGCGAGTTCTCCTCGATCATCGGCCTGATCAAGCGCACCCAGCGGGTGTTCGGGCGGATCTTCACGGTCTCCGGGGTGATTGTCGCCTTCCGCCGTTCGGCCCTGCACCGGGTCGGCTACTGGAGCCCGGACATGATCACCGAAGACATCGACATCAGCTGGAAGCTGCAGCTCGATCACTGGAGCATCTTCTACGAGCCACGGGCGCTGTGCTGGATCCTCATGCCGGAAACCCTGCACGGCTTGTGGAAGCAGCGCCTGCGCTGGGCCCAGGGCGGCGCCGAGGTGCTGTTCAAGAACATCCGCGGGATCTGGCAATGGCGCCACCGCTACCTCTGGCCGCTGTTGTTCGAGTACTGCCTGTCCACCGGCTGGGCCTTCACCTTCCTGCTGTCGGTGATCTTCTGGGGCGTCGGCAAGTTCATCGTCATGCCCGAAGCCATCGCCGTCGACCGCCTGATGCCGCCGGCCTTCACCGGGCTGGTGCTGGCGATGGTCTGCCTGCTGCAGTTCGCGGTCAGCATCCTGATCGACCGCCGGTATGAAAAGGGCTTGGGCAAGACCATGTTCTGGGTGGTCTGGTACCCCCTGGTGTTCTGGTTCGTCAGCCTGCTCACCACGCTTGTCAGTTTCCCCAAGGTGCTGTTCAGCCAACACCAGAAGCGTGCGCGCTGGATCAGCCCCGACCGTGGCATC
- the pgaA gene encoding poly-beta-1,6 N-acetyl-D-glucosamine export porin PgaA: protein MPPIVHPVRLYGLRPLLRLALCSQLLWPTLALADPAYDRLILDARAGSYAPALSHLRQVPADRLNTGLVSDHLQIASWAGLDAEVVNVYETQARGRVLPIQALTATARAYRNLQRWDSAIQVYRLALERDPRNPDLQLGLALTQADAGKPEEAVRRARELVAAKPDDATRRLALGYALTRAGSTYDALFEFDQAFIRAGNRPEVAREYVFALQRARLPEPALRLARQRPGLIDPVIERRLQGDLAAERVRLAELATRSEKERYVIADRALADYDQLLATWTPDPAAKDDVTRWRIDRMGALKARARTAQVIDQYHELTAEDVAIPTYALRWVAASYLDQRQPEIASDLYRQVLAAPDADVGDRVEDSTALYYALLENDRPQEAQQVADDLARNQKPRVELKGLPVGNPNDEWMDAQQLAAQSGTYSADLPGSEQRLASLVDQAPGNIGLRVAQANLYLARDWPRRAEGLLKETESMAPRDVGLEVAQGHTAQDLQEWRQLDALTDDVVQRYPDNRQVQRLARQRQVHDMAELRVETYGGKSYGGGNNGAGAVSGSKDFGIETVLYSPPIDEDWRLFGGLGYATGDFQEGTGHHRWQRIGVERRTRDMTLEAEVSNHSYGFDDKQGARLSLARDIDDHWQYGASLEYLSANTPLRALNSNIYANGGSAFLRWRANESREWRLALSPSHFSDGNNRFEALLTGREGIYATPHVQVDLGLEVGASRNTKEDTPYFNPKSDFTVLPTVNVNHVLYHRYETSWSQQFQAGAGTYSQRDYSTGAIGLLSYGQRVTWNDVFEAGAALSVLNRPYDGDRETDLRLLLDLTYRF, encoded by the coding sequence ATGCCGCCCATTGTTCACCCCGTTCGCCTTTATGGTTTGCGACCGCTGCTGCGCCTGGCGTTATGCAGCCAATTGCTGTGGCCGACCCTGGCCCTCGCCGACCCGGCGTACGACCGCCTGATTCTCGACGCCCGCGCCGGCAGCTATGCGCCAGCCCTGAGCCATTTGCGCCAGGTGCCGGCCGACCGCCTGAACACCGGGCTGGTCAGCGACCACCTGCAGATCGCCAGCTGGGCCGGCCTCGACGCCGAGGTGGTGAATGTCTATGAAACCCAGGCCCGTGGCCGGGTGCTGCCGATCCAGGCGCTGACCGCCACCGCCCGTGCCTACCGCAATCTGCAGCGCTGGGACTCGGCGATCCAGGTCTACCGCCTGGCCCTCGAACGCGACCCGCGCAATCCCGACCTGCAACTGGGTCTGGCCCTGACCCAGGCCGACGCCGGCAAGCCCGAGGAAGCCGTGCGCCGCGCCCGCGAGTTGGTGGCGGCCAAGCCTGACGATGCCACCCGCCGCCTGGCCCTGGGCTACGCCCTGACCCGCGCCGGTTCGACGTATGACGCGCTGTTCGAGTTCGACCAGGCGTTCATCCGCGCCGGCAACCGGCCGGAAGTCGCCCGCGAATACGTGTTCGCCCTGCAACGGGCACGCCTGCCGGAGCCGGCCTTGCGCCTGGCCCGCCAGCGCCCGGGGCTGATCGATCCGGTGATTGAGCGTCGCCTGCAAGGCGACCTGGCCGCCGAGCGCGTGCGCCTGGCCGAGCTGGCCACCCGCAGCGAGAAGGAGCGGTATGTCATCGCCGACCGTGCCCTGGCCGATTACGACCAACTGCTCGCCACCTGGACCCCGGACCCGGCGGCCAAGGACGACGTGACCCGCTGGCGCATCGACCGCATGGGCGCGCTCAAGGCCCGGGCGCGCACCGCCCAGGTGATCGACCAATACCACGAGCTGACCGCCGAAGACGTGGCTATCCCCACCTACGCCCTGCGCTGGGTGGCGGCCTCCTACCTGGACCAGCGCCAGCCGGAGATCGCCAGCGACCTCTATCGCCAGGTGCTGGCGGCGCCGGATGCCGATGTCGGCGACCGCGTCGAAGACAGCACCGCGCTGTATTACGCCTTGCTGGAAAACGACCGCCCACAGGAGGCGCAACAGGTCGCCGACGACCTGGCCAGGAACCAGAAACCGCGGGTCGAGCTCAAGGGCCTGCCGGTGGGCAACCCCAACGATGAATGGATGGACGCCCAGCAACTCGCCGCCCAGTCCGGTACCTACAGCGCCGACCTGCCGGGCAGCGAGCAGCGCCTGGCCAGCCTGGTGGACCAGGCGCCGGGCAATATCGGCTTGCGCGTGGCCCAGGCCAACCTGTACCTGGCCCGGGACTGGCCGCGTCGCGCCGAGGGCCTGCTCAAGGAAACCGAGAGCATGGCGCCGCGCGATGTCGGCCTCGAGGTCGCCCAGGGTCACACCGCCCAGGACCTGCAGGAATGGCGTCAGCTCGATGCCCTGACCGACGATGTGGTGCAGCGTTATCCCGACAACCGTCAGGTGCAGCGCCTGGCCCGCCAGCGCCAAGTGCACGACATGGCCGAGCTGCGGGTCGAGACCTATGGCGGCAAGAGCTACGGCGGCGGCAACAACGGCGCCGGCGCGGTTTCCGGCAGCAAGGATTTCGGCATCGAGACGGTGCTCTACAGCCCGCCGATCGATGAAGACTGGCGGCTGTTCGGCGGCCTCGGCTATGCCACCGGCGACTTCCAGGAAGGCACCGGGCATCACCGCTGGCAGCGTATCGGCGTGGAACGCCGGACCCGCGACATGACCCTGGAAGCGGAAGTCTCCAACCATTCCTACGGCTTCGACGACAAGCAGGGCGCGCGGCTGTCCCTGGCCCGCGACATCGATGATCACTGGCAGTACGGCGCCAGCCTGGAATACCTCTCGGCCAATACCCCGCTACGGGCGCTCAACAGCAACATCTACGCCAATGGCGGCAGCGCGTTCCTGCGCTGGCGGGCCAACGAGAGCCGTGAATGGCGGCTGGCCCTGAGCCCCTCGCACTTCAGCGACGGCAACAACCGTTTCGAAGCCCTGCTCACCGGTCGCGAGGGCATCTATGCCACGCCGCATGTGCAGGTCGACCTGGGGCTGGAAGTCGGCGCCAGCCGCAACACCAAGGAAGACACGCCCTACTTCAACCCCAAGTCGGACTTCACGGTGCTGCCGACGGTGAACGTCAACCACGTGCTCTATCACCGCTACGAAACCTCCTGGAGCCAGCAGTTCCAGGCGGGCGCCGGTACCTACAGCCAGCGCGATTACTCCACCGGGGCGATCGGCCTGCTCAGCTATGGCCAGCGCGTGACCTGGAACGACGTGTTCGAAGCCGGGGCCGCCCTGAGCGTGCTCAACCGGCCTTACGACGGCGACCGGGAAACCGACCTGCGCCTGCTCCTCGACCTTACCTATCGCTTCTAG
- a CDS encoding YdgA family protein, with translation MNKSAGVLLGIVVAVGAISAGGAWYTGTKLEGVLQTSIADANKELQAAMVGSNGTASLELVSLERNLFSSTARYRLKGQGEMFGDSAEGVELLFVDRIEHGPLPFSRLMTLKWLPVMATSHYELEKNALTEKWFAATKDVSPLKGVVNLGYDRSATGNLELLPLDTALDDKSTLKFSGLKLDLSTSAEAQKVKAEGYMDSLKLNSVAEDQTPVQVELNGLTLASNLTKSNYGFYVGDNTLELTSTKATFGEKQSVLSFKNSQIKSATDETGAHLAGRADYKIGEVALNGKAVGSAQMTWSMKNLDIASGMSLMQVYQNKLQPYEDAVAAAEAAGEPAPELNLSEAEQAQVKADLDKLLAAQPHIALENLSFKTTNGESRLSLVVDLNKPQSMELPPAELSKQLLTQLNLNLLLSKPMIADVAALQAQLDGVTDAKAIADQGSMAADMVSGMALGTQLAKLEGNDIVSKVRYANNEVDFNGQKMTPEQFVGFVMSKLGPVTIQ, from the coding sequence ATGAATAAATCAGCAGGCGTACTGTTAGGAATCGTCGTCGCAGTGGGGGCTATCAGCGCCGGCGGCGCCTGGTATACCGGGACCAAGCTGGAAGGGGTGCTGCAAACCTCTATCGCTGATGCCAACAAGGAACTCCAGGCAGCCATGGTCGGTTCCAACGGTACCGCCAGCCTGGAGCTGGTATCGCTGGAGCGCAATCTGTTCAGCAGCACCGCGCGCTACCGCCTCAAGGGCCAGGGCGAGATGTTCGGCGACAGCGCCGAGGGCGTCGAACTGCTGTTCGTCGACCGCATCGAACACGGCCCGCTGCCGTTCTCGCGCCTGATGACCCTGAAATGGCTGCCGGTCATGGCCACCAGTCACTACGAGCTGGAAAAGAACGCCCTGACCGAAAAATGGTTCGCCGCCACCAAGGATGTTTCCCCGCTCAAGGGCGTGGTCAACCTGGGTTACGACCGTTCCGCCACCGGCAACCTGGAGTTGCTGCCGCTGGACACGGCCCTGGACGACAAGTCGACCCTCAAGTTCTCCGGGCTGAAGCTGGACCTCTCGACCAGCGCCGAAGCGCAGAAGGTCAAGGCCGAAGGCTACATGGACAGCCTCAAGCTCAACAGCGTCGCCGAAGACCAGACCCCGGTGCAGGTCGAGCTCAACGGCCTGACCCTGGCCAGCAACCTGACCAAGAGCAACTATGGCTTCTACGTCGGCGACAACACCCTGGAGCTGACCAGCACCAAGGCCACGTTCGGCGAGAAACAGTCGGTGCTCAGCTTCAAGAATTCGCAAATCAAGAGCGCCACCGACGAGACCGGCGCCCACCTGGCCGGCCGCGCCGACTACAAGATCGGCGAAGTCGCCCTCAACGGCAAAGCCGTCGGTTCGGCGCAAATGACCTGGAGCATGAAGAACCTCGACATCGCCTCCGGCATGTCGCTGATGCAGGTCTACCAGAACAAGCTGCAACCCTACGAAGACGCCGTCGCCGCGGCCGAAGCCGCCGGTGAGCCAGCGCCCGAGCTGAACCTGAGCGAGGCCGAGCAGGCCCAGGTCAAGGCCGACCTGGACAAGCTGCTGGCTGCCCAGCCGCACATCGCCCTGGAAAACCTCTCGTTCAAGACCACCAACGGCGAAAGCCGCCTGAGCCTGGTGGTGGACCTGAACAAGCCGCAATCCATGGAACTGCCACCGGCCGAACTGAGCAAGCAACTGCTCACCCAGCTGAACCTGAACCTGCTGCTGTCCAAGCCGATGATCGCCGACGTGGCGGCGTTGCAGGCGCAACTGGACGGTGTGACCGACGCCAAGGCGATCGCCGACCAGGGCAGCATGGCCGCCGACATGGTCAGCGGCATGGCGCTGGGCACCCAGCTGGCCAAGCTGGAAGGCAACGACATCGTCTCCAAGGTGCGCTACGCCAACAACGAAGTGGACTTCAACGGCCAGAAAATGACGCCTGAGCAGTTCGTCGGTTTTGTCATGAGCAAACTGGGACCAGTCACCATCCAGTAA